One region of Miscanthus floridulus cultivar M001 chromosome 19, ASM1932011v1, whole genome shotgun sequence genomic DNA includes:
- the LOC136527796 gene encoding 12-oxophytodienoate reductase 1-like yields MVQQASKEVIPLMTPYKMGQFQLSHRVVLAPLTRCRSYGNVPQPHATVYYAQRATKGGLLIAEATGVSPTAQGYPETPGIWTQEQVEAWKPIVDAVHRKGGIFFCQIWHVGRVSTNDFQPDGQAPISSTDKQISPDAESGTVYSKPRRLRTEEIPGNVDDFRRAARNAIEAGFDGVEIHGAHGYLLEQFMKDGSNDRTDEYGGSLENRCRFAVEVIDAIVREVGAHRVGIRLSPFVDFVDCVDSDPVALGHYMIQQLNKHEGFLYCHMVEPRMATVDGRRQISLLPHGGILLFRKAFNGTFIAAGGYDREEGNKVVAEGYADLVAYGRLFLANPDLPKRFELNAPLNKYDRSTFYTQDRVVGYTDYPFLEDGSDNYESSSQA; encoded by the exons ATGGTGCAGCAAGCTTCGAAGGAGGTGATCCCGCTGATGACGCCGTACAAGATGGGCCAGTTCCAGCTCTCCCACCGGGTGGTCCTGGCGCCGCTGACGAGGTGCCGCTCCTACGGCAACGTGCCGCAGCCGCACGCCACCGTGTACTACGCGCAGCGCGCCACCAAGGGTGGCCTGCTCATCGCGGAGGCCACGGGGGTGTCGCCCACCGCGCAGGGGTACCCGGAGACACCTGGCATCTGGACGCAGGAGCAGGTCGAGGCGTGGAAGCCCATCGTCGACGCTGTCCACCGGAAGGGTGGCATCTTCTTCTGCCAGATTTGGCATGTCGGCAGGGTCTCGACCAATG ATTTTCAGCCCGACGGGCAGGCGCCTATCTCGAGCACGGACAAGCAGATTTCTCCGGACGCCGAGTCCGGAACGGTGTATTCGAAGCCGCGCCGGTTGCGAACCGAGGAGATCCCCGGCAACGTCGATGATTTCAGGCGGGCTGCACGGAATGCAATTGAAGCCGGCTTCGATGGGGTTGAGATCCACGGTGCGCATGGATATCTCCTCGAGCAATTCATGAAGGACGGTTCTAATGACCGCACCGACGAGTACGGCGGCAGCCTGGAGAATCGGTGCCGCTTCGCCGTGGAGGTCATCGACGCCATTGTCCGCGAGGTGGGCGCGCACCGCGTGGGCATCAGGCTATCGCCATTTGTTGACTTCGTGGATTGCGTGGACTCCGATCCTGTGGCGCTTGGCCACTACATGATCCAGCAGCTCAACAAGCACGAGGGTTTTCTCTACTGCCACATGGTGGAACCTCGAATGGCGACCGTCGACGGCCGCAGGCAGATTTCTCTACTGCCACATGGTGGAATCTTGCTGTTCCGAAAGGCGTTTAACGGCACGTTTATCGCTGCTGGCGGATACGATCGGGAGGAAGGCAACAAGGTAGTGGCAGAAGGCTATGCTGACCTTGTCGCATATGGAAGACTCTTCTTGGCTAACCCGGACCTGCCTAAGAGGTTCGAGTTGAATGCGCCACTGAACAAGTATGACCGCTCTACCTTCTACACGCAAGATCGTGTTGTTGGCTACACGGATTACCCTTTCCTTGAAGACGGCAGCGATAATTATGAGTCAAGTTCTCAAGCTTAA